GCCCTGAGATTTTCCCGCGCCAACTGTTTTGCCGCTTCCAAATCGCCTGAATGCTGATAGAGCGCGCCGCAACAGGTTTGCGAGCGCGGCACATGCACCATGTAACCCAACCGATTCAGCACGAAAATCGCGGCGTTCAGCGTGGCGGCGTCGGCAACGCGCGCCACACAACCCAGAAACAGTCCGACCTCACCGCGCACCTCACCACTTGCCGGATAAATTTCATTCCAGCCCGGATGGCGCGCAACCGGCGGCAGGTGTTGCTCCATTTCATTAAGCCCGAGCACGCGCAATATGCCCAAACCACGCGCCAGCCGTTGCAAGCCGCTTTGCCGGTAAAAACGCAAAAGCGAGGCGAGTTTCTCCAGGCGCCAGGGCTTCGCTGCCAGTTCGCTCATGGCGAAACCGCGCAACCATTGGTGCAGCTTGCTACGCGGCCGCTGCGCTTCGATTATCACGCGAGTACCATCCACCAGCTCACCGTAAGCGACATTGTTGGGGCAAACGTTCTCACAAGCACGGCAGGTCAGGCATAAGTCAATGTGCTCAATGAAGCGCGCGTTAAGCGGAATGCGCGCTTCCAGCACACCTTTCATGAGTTGAATGCGCCCGCGCGGCGAATCCGCTTCAGAAAGCGTTTTGAGGTAGGTCGGGCAATGCGGCAGGCACAGCCCGCAAGCGACACAGCGATCGGCGAGATCAGCCAGTTCCCGCGCCCGTTGCGGCAGATCATCGGGTTTCATAATACAAGCATACCTTCTCGCCGCTCAAAATAAAAACGGGCGCCGAAGCGCCCGTAACAATTAATAATGAGGAGTTTTTCTAGAATACGTGGCGGATGCCCAAGCCGAAGCCCTGGTTGTGCGAACCGCCGCCCGCGCCACCTCCCGCGCCCGTGGCACCACTTTGTGCAGTACCGATGCCGGCGCCATTGCCCAATTGGTAAGTGGCGAAGCTGCCGTTGTTGATCGCGGTCCAAAAAGCATACAAATCGGTGCGCTTGGAGAAGCTATAGCTGTAGCCTACGCTGTACTGGCGCGCATCCAGCCCGGTAGTCGAGCAGGGCGCCGGTATTGCGCCGCCCGCGCGGTCGCAACTGCCTTGGTGGGCATCACCGAAGCCCAAGCGGATGGTGCCCGCGCCGATCTGATGCAGCAGCGAGAAGTAAATCGCGTCGCGGTGGTAGTGGATCAAATGGCCCGCTACGGTGTCGCTGTTGTTATAGGAAAGCCGCTCCCACATCACGTTGGCGGTAGTGGTGCCAAACAGCTTGTAGCTCAGCGTGGCCTTGTAGCCGTTGTCGCGGGAAGTGTTGTCCGCGGCAACTGGCAGGGACGCGGCACCACCCATCACCGCAAGCCCGAAGTAATCGCGGTGTTGCTCCCAAGCACCAGTGGCGCGGAACGGTCCATATTCGTATATCAAAGACGCGCCGTAGATGGCGGGGTTGATATTCACGGTAGGCACAGCCGGCGTTTCGGGGCTCCTCTGCTCATTGGCGGAGTAGACCAATCTGCCACTGAAGCCAAAAATATTCGGGGTCCAGTACTGCACGCTGTTGCCCTGACGCCGGTCAAACGAGGCGTCGTTGGAGACGGCGGCGGCGGCGCCGAGTACGGTAGCCCGGCCGCCAGCGGTGGTGGTGGCCACCGCAAAGCCCGGCGTGCCGATGATCGCGTTACCACTCGCGATACCAGTGGCGTAGAAGGGATCGAACGCGAGCGTATTCGTCAAGGCTTTATAAGGCGTATCCCAGTTGCCGTAGAAGACCGTGCCGAATTTCTGTGACGAGAGGCCGACATTGGTATTGCGTGTCCCAAGGAAACCAGTGGACTGGGTATTGGTGGCCGCGACACCACTGGCCGAGTCCATGGCTATGCCTGTCTCAATCTGGAAAATCGCATTCCAGCCCATACCTAAATCTTCCTTGCCTCGGAACCCGATATTCGAGGAGTTCGAGGTCACCCGGTTGCGGCTGGGCGCCGCCGCCCCTGCCCCCGCCGAACCCAATTGCCCTATACCCGCCGCCGGCAGCGGCACGGTGGCCGACTTGGCTTGGACATTCTCGAAATCAACATTCAACGTACCGTAAACTTCCACCAGGCTGGTGTCGGCGAGCGCGGAGCCGGACGCCATAAGCCCGGCAGCAGTAATTACAGAAAGTAGGGTTTTATTCATTATTCCTCCTCGAAAAATGAGCATTCTTCTTGAACTGAAGTGAGAGGGAGCGCTACCTCATCCCTCTGAAAAAATTCACCAGACAAACCACAGCTCCAAAACGGTTTAATCCTGCTATACGTGCAGCCAGAGTGTCAAGAAGAAAAACGACATATTCAAGCGAGTGTTGTAAAAAAGAAACACTAAATCCTAATACTGCTTATAGTGCTTTGGCTTAGCGTGGCCTTCGAGTCAGCAACTGTCATGCCTATACCAGCCTCTTGATGCCATCCTGCCCGAAGCACGTTGAACTGGCCAAGCGCTCGCTAAGCACTGGTAATCAAACAATAAAGCGTTTGGGATTGCAAAACCAGAGGGTAGGGAACCTCTGATTAAGTCCTCCGCGGATTGCGTTGCTGGCAAAATGCGGATGGATGCAAGGCGCGCGACGAAGGTCGTACTCGAAGTACGACACCGAGGAGCGCACGACGCAGACGCCGCATTTTACCGCAACCCGGATGGGACGAGGCTTGTCCGGGCGGTCTGCTTTGTCGCTCGGCTTGCCAAGGGGGCTGGCCATTGGCTGCGCCTCGCTTCGCGCATCCCATCCCGGAAAGCCGCCGTCGCAACCGCGTGGGACTTAATCAGAGGTTCCTTAAGCAAACAGCCTGGCCAGTTCGGCGCCCGGGTCTTGGGCGCGCATGAACGCCTCGCCGACCAGAAAACAATCAGTCCCGTGCGCGCGCATCAATTGCACGTCTTGCGGTTTCAGTATCCCGCTTTCGGTGATAACGATACGGTCTTGAGGAATTTTCTTCAGCAATTGCAAAGTGGTTTCAAGGCGCGTTTCAAACGTGCGCAAATTGCGGTTGTTGATGCCGATAAGCGGTGTCTTGAGTTGCAGGGCGAGCTCAAGTTCTTTGGCATCATGCACTTCAGTCAGCACCACCATCTTGAGGCTTTGCGCCAGTTGTTCCAGCTTCTGCATGCGCGGCATATCAAGCGCGGCGACAATCAGCAAAATGCAGTCGGCGCCCATCGCCCGCGCCTCATAAACCTGATAGAGGTCGAGTGTGAAATCCTTGCGCAGGACCGGTAGCGTGCAGGCGGCGCGCGCCTGCTTTAGAAATTCCGCGCTCCCCTGGAAAAACTCGCGGTCGGTCAGCACCGAAAGACACGCCGCGCCGTGTTTGGCGTAGCTCCGCGCAATTGCCGCCGGATCGAAATTCTTCCGCAGCACGCCCTGGCTGGGGCTCGCTTTCTTGATTTCGGCAATCACCGCAGGTTTTCCGGCCTTGATTTTGGCGCGTAGGGCCCCGACAAAATCCCGCGGTGGTGCTGCCGCTTCCGCTTCAGCGCGGATTGCGGCAAGCGGTTTCGCAGTTTTAGCGGCGGCGATTTCCTCGCGTTTCGCAGTCAGGATTTTTTGCAGAATATCAGACATTTAATTCACCGCAGAGGACGCGGAGGACGCAGAGGAAAAAAAGGATTTTTTGCAGGATGTCAGACATCGTTTTCACCGCAGAGGACGCAGAGGAAAAACAAGCTATAATTTATTAACCACACGCTTGATGCCGTCGCGCATGTGAACCACAGTTAAGCAGGTAGCCCAAAGCTAGCTGACTGAGCTTCAAGTAACTCAAAAGCTGGGCGGTATGAATAGGCAGCAATTTCTCCACGGCCTTCAGTTCCACAATCACCTTGTTGTGGACAAGCAAATCCAATCGGTAACCTGCATCCAGCTTGAGCCCGTCGTAGTGAACCGGTAGTAAAACCTGCTGTTTAATGCTTAGTCCTTGCTTGATGATTTCATGAGCCAGGCAGATTTCATACGCGCTTTCCAACAAACCCGGCCCCAGCGCAGAATGAACCTTCATAGCACCGCCGAGTACGATGTCGCCGATTTTATTCTCATTCATTTGGTTTTCCTCTGCGTCCTCCGCGTCCTCCGCGGTTCAGGATTTTGAGGTTTTAAACCGGTTGGAAAATTCAATGAGTTGATTAAGCTTGGCGCGCGCCGCGCCGCTGGCAATGACCTCGGCGGCCTTGCGCATGCCTTGTTCGATGCTCGAGGCCAAGCCTGAAACGTAAATCGCCGCGCCGGCGTTGAGCGTCACAATGTCGCGCGCTGGGCTGGGCTGGTTGTCGAGCACGGCGAGCAGCATTTTTTTCGATTCGTCGGCGTTTTTTGCCTGAATTGCTTCCAGCGGCGCAAGCTTGATGCCAAAGCGGTCGGGATGGACAGTGTATTCACTTATCGCGTCGTTTTTAAGTTCCGCTACTTCGGTTCCGCCGCTGATGGATATCTCGTCGAGGCCGTCTAAGCCGTGCACCACCAGCGCGTGCCGGCTGCCCAAGGCTTGCAGTACGCGCGCCTGGATGCCGACCAGGTCGTGGTGAAACACGCCCAGTAACTGGTTTTTAGCGCCCGCCGGATTGGTGAGCGGTCCCAGAATATTGAACAGCGTGCGCACGCCGAGT
The sequence above is drawn from the Burkholderiales bacterium genome and encodes:
- a CDS encoding porin, yielding MNKTLLSVITAAGLMASGSALADTSLVEVYGTLNVDFENVQAKSATVPLPAAGIGQLGSAGAGAAAPSRNRVTSNSSNIGFRGKEDLGMGWNAIFQIETGIAMDSASGVAATNTQSTGFLGTRNTNVGLSSQKFGTVFYGNWDTPYKALTNTLAFDPFYATGIASGNAIIGTPGFAVATTTAGGRATVLGAAAAVSNDASFDRRQGNSVQYWTPNIFGFSGRLVYSANEQRSPETPAVPTVNINPAIYGASLIYEYGPFRATGAWEQHRDYFGLAVMGGAASLPVAADNTSRDNGYKATLSYKLFGTTTANVMWERLSYNNSDTVAGHLIHYHRDAIYFSLLHQIGAGTIRLGFGDAHQGSCDRAGGAIPAPCSTTGLDARQYSVGYSYSFSKRTDLYAFWTAINNGSFATYQLGNGAGIGTAQSGATGAGGGAGGGSHNQGFGLGIRHVF
- the trpD gene encoding anthranilate phosphoribosyltransferase, which encodes MTPQEALNRLIERREIFHDEMLSIMRQIMSGQLTPAQIAGIITGLRVKGETVEEIAAAAQVLRELSTKVDVSGEPHLVDTCGTGGDGAHTFNISTTSAFIAAAAGAKVAKHGGRSVSSSCGSADVLEALGVNVNLNAERVARSIREIGIGFMFAPNHHSAMKHAAPVRKELGVRTLFNILGPLTNPAGAKNQLLGVFHHDLVGIQARVLQALGSRHALVVHGLDGLDEISISGGTEVAELKNDAISEYTVHPDRFGIKLAPLEAIQAKNADESKKMLLAVLDNQPSPARDIVTLNAGAAIYVSGLASSIEQGMRKAAEVIASGAARAKLNQLIEFSNRFKTSKS
- the trpC gene encoding indole-3-glycerol phosphate synthase TrpC; the encoded protein is MSDILQKILTAKREEIAAAKTAKPLAAIRAEAEAAAPPRDFVGALRAKIKAGKPAVIAEIKKASPSQGVLRKNFDPAAIARSYAKHGAACLSVLTDREFFQGSAEFLKQARAACTLPVLRKDFTLDLYQVYEARAMGADCILLIVAALDMPRMQKLEQLAQSLKMVVLTEVHDAKELELALQLKTPLIGINNRNLRTFETRLETTLQLLKKIPQDRIVITESGILKPQDVQLMRAHGTDCFLVGEAFMRAQDPGAELARLFA
- a CDS encoding GxxExxY protein encodes the protein MNENKIGDIVLGGAMKVHSALGPGLLESAYEICLAHEIIKQGLSIKQQVLLPVHYDGLKLDAGYRLDLLVHNKVIVELKAVEKLLPIHTAQLLSYLKLSQLALGYLLNCGSHARRHQACG
- a CDS encoding (Fe-S)-binding protein codes for the protein MKPDDLPQRARELADLADRCVACGLCLPHCPTYLKTLSEADSPRGRIQLMKGVLEARIPLNARFIEHIDLCLTCRACENVCPNNVAYGELVDGTRVIIEAQRPRSKLHQWLRGFAMSELAAKPWRLEKLASLLRFYRQSGLQRLARGLGILRVLGLNEMEQHLPPVARHPGWNEIYPASGEVRGEVGLFLGCVARVADAATLNAAIFVLNRLGYMVHVPRSQTCCGALYQHSGDLEAAKQLARENLRAFAAPNLGAVISTASGCGATLAEYKRILGDEARAFSARITDLSSFLSQDGQMHKIDILQLNAKIAVQDPCTLRNVMRSEKSPYALLKLIPQAEVVALTGNDQCCGAAGTYFLSQPEMAGTLRDDKIRALQQSGASWLATSNVGCAMHLAEGVRAAGLAVKIVHPVTLLARQMGFECNDA